Proteins encoded by one window of Salicibibacter halophilus:
- a CDS encoding peptidoglycan-binding domain-containing protein: MSRRKIAAVLAAAVVQAGCLLELLSRGYRGDDVRAVQEALVEANFYPDINALNALNNGVDGIYGRILVKNSKKLFKRINQTTVVYDDKLRMYVRRDGSMQRLSLIFLF; encoded by the coding sequence GTGTCAAGGAGAAAAATAGCGGCGGTTCTAGCGGCGGCAGTAGTTCAAGCGGGATGCCTTCTGGAATTATTAAGCCGTGGCTACCGTGGCGATGATGTACGAGCCGTTCAAGAAGCCCTTGTTGAAGCTAACTTTTACCCAGACATTAACGCATTAAACGCATTAAACAACGGTGTAGACGGCATCTATGGCCGAATACTCGTGAAAAACTCGAAGAAGTTATTTAAACGAATAAACCAGACAACAGTAGTATATGATGATAAATTAAGGATGTATGTAAGAAGGGATGGGAGCATGCAACGGCTCTCTCTTATTTTTTTATTTTAG
- a CDS encoding TrkH family potassium uptake protein yields the protein MISPRKTLHFSPPQWVIFGFIIFIIIGTILLALPQASADGESVGFLDALFMAVSAVCVTGLAVLEPGGDFSAFGQVIIMVLVQLGGLGFMVFGVTVAILVGKVMGMKYRLLLQPTTNTFSARGIIRLAMTILLLALSLEAITAIILTIRWSSELGWAEAAYFALFHSVMAFNNAGFTLFDNSMENYIGDPVVNLSLSVLFIVGGLGFMVLVDLFRKRSLRRLSLHSKLVLVTSAILLVGGSFFLFIVGLFNPATEGLSLSERLWSAYFQSATARSAGFNTFDISSMLVASQFFIIVLMFIGASTGGTGGGIKTNTFAILVLATINTFRSGHQVHAFHRKIALETVMRALAVVVSSLAWIIGATLLLTITEDIYNVHFLTTLFDVVSAFSTAGLSMGLTEELSPIGKVIMMITMFVGRLGPLTLAYALTYKQSPSKISYPEDKVLIG from the coding sequence ATGATTTCGCCTAGGAAAACCCTTCATTTCAGTCCGCCCCAATGGGTTATTTTCGGTTTTATTATATTCATTATCATAGGGACGATTTTGCTGGCTCTCCCACAAGCTTCAGCGGATGGCGAGAGCGTTGGTTTTTTAGATGCCTTGTTCATGGCCGTTTCAGCTGTATGTGTGACCGGTCTGGCTGTATTAGAACCCGGCGGAGACTTTTCAGCATTTGGGCAAGTGATTATTATGGTTCTCGTTCAGTTGGGCGGGCTTGGGTTTATGGTTTTCGGGGTAACCGTCGCGATTTTGGTTGGGAAAGTGATGGGGATGAAATATCGCCTGCTTCTTCAACCGACAACCAATACGTTTTCAGCACGTGGGATCATTCGATTGGCGATGACGATTCTGCTTTTGGCATTATCTCTGGAGGCCATAACAGCCATCATTCTAACGATTCGTTGGAGCAGTGAGTTAGGATGGGCAGAGGCTGCTTACTTTGCCCTTTTTCATTCCGTGATGGCTTTTAATAATGCGGGATTTACCCTGTTTGACAACAGTATGGAAAATTATATTGGCGATCCCGTTGTCAATCTAAGCTTGTCTGTGCTTTTTATTGTGGGTGGCCTTGGTTTTATGGTGCTGGTTGACTTATTCCGGAAACGATCATTACGGAGACTTTCCCTACATTCCAAACTTGTTTTGGTCACATCCGCTATACTTTTGGTCGGGGGCTCCTTTTTTCTTTTCATCGTCGGACTTTTTAACCCGGCAACCGAGGGACTAAGCTTATCCGAACGTTTATGGTCTGCTTATTTTCAAAGTGCGACCGCTAGAAGCGCGGGGTTTAATACATTTGATATTAGCAGTATGTTGGTCGCATCGCAATTTTTCATTATCGTGCTGATGTTTATTGGAGCTTCAACAGGTGGTACCGGCGGAGGAATTAAAACAAATACTTTTGCCATTCTTGTGCTTGCAACGATCAATACGTTCAGAAGCGGCCATCAAGTCCATGCTTTTCACCGAAAAATTGCCTTAGAAACGGTCATGCGAGCGCTGGCGGTCGTGGTAAGTTCTTTAGCTTGGATCATTGGGGCGACGCTGCTGTTAACGATCACCGAAGACATCTACAATGTTCATTTTCTCACGACGTTATTTGATGTTGTCTCTGCATTCAGTACCGCGGGACTATCCATGGGTTTAACGGAGGAGCTTTCCCCGATCGGTAAAGTCATTATGATGATTACCATGTTCGTGGGACGACTAGGACCGTTGACACTTGCATATGCGTTAACATATAAACAAAGCCCAAGTAAAATCAGTTATCCTGAGGATAAAGTGCTTATCGGTTAA
- a CDS encoding potassium channel family protein: MKNQFVVIGLGRFGQSVTKTLIENENDVLAIDKDEQIVQELAPKVTHAVQVDATDETALEQLGLHKFSHAIVGIGEDLQSSILTTLILKELNVAEITAKAKDDHHGKALSKIGADNIVFPERDMGDRLGNLLSSSNLIDYLELSSEYNMAEIRAPKAMDGCTLQELNINKTYGCIVMAIKDKDEEVNISPHIEDKIHHGDILTIIGKHRDIRRLQKDYREKSRPR; the protein is encoded by the coding sequence ATGAAAAATCAATTTGTTGTCATTGGCCTTGGAAGGTTTGGGCAAAGTGTAACGAAAACGTTGATTGAAAATGAAAATGATGTGTTAGCAATTGATAAAGATGAACAAATCGTACAAGAGCTCGCTCCGAAAGTCACACATGCCGTTCAAGTAGATGCGACGGATGAGACCGCTTTAGAACAATTAGGTTTACATAAATTTTCCCATGCCATTGTAGGGATCGGCGAAGATTTGCAGTCCAGCATTCTAACAACATTGATCCTTAAGGAATTGAATGTCGCTGAAATTACGGCGAAAGCAAAAGATGATCATCACGGGAAAGCGCTCAGTAAAATCGGTGCCGACAATATTGTTTTTCCGGAACGGGATATGGGAGATCGACTGGGGAATTTGTTGAGTTCCAGCAATCTGATTGATTATCTGGAACTTTCATCTGAATATAATATGGCTGAAATCCGAGCACCGAAAGCGATGGATGGATGCACCCTTCAGGAATTAAATATTAACAAAACGTATGGGTGTATTGTGATGGCGATTAAAGATAAAGATGAAGAGGTGAATATCTCCCCTCACATCGAAGATAAAATTCATCATGGCGATATTCTGACGATCATCGGAAAGCATAGGGATATCCGTCGCTTGCAAAAAGATTACCGGGAGAAAAGCAGGCCGAGGTAG